The DNA region CGGATGCAGACACTGCCCGGGTAAATTGTCCGTGTAGTCGCTCGCCTCGCCCGCGTTCACCGCCCAGTCGATCAGCGCCTTGTGCAGACTCGCGCGCACTTTCTCCTTCTGCGGATCGAGCTGCTGATGCGGCATCTCCTCAAACGCGAAGCGTAGATCGCGCGCCGTCGGCACCATGCGCAACCCGATCGACCTACCGGCCGACAACATCACGCGTCCGCCATAGCGGAAGTTTTTCTCCGCGCTCAAGACCGCCTCCGTCGCTCCATGCGTCAGATAACTCGTCGTGAAAATATGCGTCACCGGCGCACCGCTGAGTTTCCCCGTCGCCGCGCTCTTCGCGAGATGCGTCTCGATGAAACTCCGATGCCGCCCGCCCAGCTTCGCAAACGGATGCAGCGCCTTCACCGTCCCCGCTCCCTGCGTCCAGCGACTGCCCGCGCCCGCCGCGAGCGTCACGACCGCCACGCGTCCTTCACGCAACGCCTCCAGCCCGGCCTTCTCCGCCGCTTCATCGCGCGCATAAATCGGCACCACATCGCCCGCCGCCACGTCCTCGACCACCGCCGTCGCCGGCAGACGATTCTGCGCCAGCCCGATCCGTCCCGCACGCAACTCATCGCGAATCCGTTCGTGCTGCACCGAATCGAATCCGTTTTCCGCCAAAAGCTCGCGCACTGTCTTCGCTCCGCTCGTGCCATCTTTCCTGCGCTCCGTCTGCGCCGGAAAAATCCGCTGCATCATCGGCGCCAGCAGCGAACGCTCTCCGCCCGCGTACAAACTCGTCGCCGAAAACCGGTCCATCTCCCGCCGGATCTCCGGCCGCAACGTCCGCGGATCTTGCCGCAGCCAGCGCGGCACCATCATCAGATAATACTCCGGCGAAAACATCGCCGCGCCGGCATTGCGCAGCGTCGCATACGACCCGTTTTCGTTGATCTCAAAATCATACACAACCGGGTCCATCGCGAACGGCAGCGCCGACTCCAGCGCCCGCTTCGTCCGCGTCATGATCTCCAGCAACGTCGCTCGTGCCTGCGCCTTCACCGCCGGATCGACGAAAAAGCCCATGCCTCCGCCCGACATCCCGCCGAGCATCACGAAGCCGCGAAACTTAGCTCCAAGCGCCGCCCGCGCTTCCGCGATCAGCCGCTCAGTGTACGCGTTGCTCGCCCAAGGAATGATCGTCTGGATTGGCCCGAAGAAATTCTCCGTCGTCAGCTGCGCCACGCGCGCCACATCGCCGCTCTTCAACGCATCGACGATCCCGCGCAAAATCTGCTGCGCCTCGATCCGCGCATTCCATTCCTTCTCCAGCTTCAGCAGATATTTCTCCGTCACCATTTCCAGAATCGGACCTACGTTCTGCGACATGCCGCCGTGAACCAGAATTAAACTGTCCTGCAATTCCTTCCGCGTCCGCGCCGTGATCGCATCCGTGCCCAGCACCGTATGCTTCGGCAGCAATCGCCCCCGGCTCGTACCGTATTCGGAATCCCCCGACTCCGCCGCCATGCCTTCGATCAACTTGATCCCCGGCCACACGCCGCCCGAATCCTGCCAGCCGCCGCCCGAGCCGCCCAGCCATTCGCCCAAAATCGCGCGGCTCAAAATCGTCCGCCGCTCCGCCTCGCTCAGCGCGCCCGTCAGCGACGCCGTCTGCCCCGTCGCCCGCATGCACAGCGCGATCAAGCAGCCCAGCAGGTTCGTCGAAACCGCCAGCCGTGACCCCTTCGGAATGTCCCGCACCTGGCTCGCGATTTCCAACCCGCGCCCCGGCCCGACCAGCTTGCTCAAAATCTCCGACAACGCCTGCCCCGAGCCTTCCAACCCCGACGGGATAACCCCCGCCGCGATCACCGCCGCCTTGAGCAGCCCGAGGTAATCCTTCGCAAAATCGAAAACCTCATCGAGCGTCTTCACATCCGTCGTCGCGCCGAGATCCACACTCGTCAGCCGCAACACCGGCTCGTCGATCACCCGCAAAAACGCGCACACCGGCGGCCGCGTCTCCGCATCGCGCCCATGCACGCCAAGATTCACCGAGATATTCAGCACCTTCGCGCCATCGGGATAATCCATCCCGAGGAAAAAAATATCGCTCCACGCCGCATGACTCAGATCCATGCGCACCGCCGTCTCCTCGAACAGCACCGGCATCGGATCTTCGCTCGTCGCCCGCTCCAGCAACTCCCGACGCAGCTTCAGCGGATAATCCAGCGGATGCCCCATGCGAAACATCCACTGATTTCCCCGCACCGTGCGCACTGTCTTCTGCACCTGCTGCGCGAGCGTCTTGAACGCCAGCCCGTGATACGCCGCCGACAGCGCGCTGCTCAGCGCATCCGACGTTCCATGCGCTTTCTGATGCGCCAGAAAAACACCCACCGCTTCTTCATAACGCCGCGCGAGACAGTGCTTGTGCCCCGCAAACGGGATCGTCCCGCTCGCATCCGCCGCATAGTGCGGCGGCAGGAAATACCGGTGCAGCGCCTCCAGGAAAAAGATCGCCCGCACCCGGTGATAAAAATTCCCCGCCCGCTGCCGGTACGCCTCCAGCGCCTCCGCCATCGCCTCCAGCGCCGGCCGCGTCGCCGCGCGGCACAGTTTCTCAAAATAGTTCGCGCCGCTGTCAGCGCCTTCGACCAAAGCCAGCAAGGTAGCGTCCACGGTGATACAGCTTAGCGGCGGACCGCGGTTTTCGACGCATCGACGGCCAGCTCTTCCGCGAGCAGCGCCAGCACTTCCGTCCGCGCCGAGCCATTCAGCCCGAGCGCGATCTGCGCCCGCAACACGCCAAACTGCGCCTCCAGATCCGACCGCCTTCCCGCCAGCTCCGCCGCCAGATAACTCTCCCGCGTCGCCAACCGCGCCAGCGCGGGCGACAGCCCCAGCTTCGCCTCCGGCGCGAGCGCCGCTTTATCCTCCGCCAGCAACGTGAACACCGTCGGCGTCAGCACGTGCATCCCGAAGAAACACAGGTAATGCCCGCTCCGCAATCCCGGCACCACGCACTGTTGCTCAGCGACCGTCGGCGTCGGTTTCTCGATCACGTTGTCGATCTGATAAAGCCCTGGCCGCCCCGCGCGCAGCGATCCCGCCACCGTCCCAAAAAATCTCAACTGGCTTTCATGCGTCGCCTGCACCGCCGACACCGCGCAGCCCTCCGCCTCCGCCACATCGAGCAGCTGCCGCGTGCAGCTCTTCTCCTGATTGCTCACATAAAGATGATCGCTCACTTGCAGCAGGAATTTCTCCCCGCCCACAAACTCCCGCCCGCAATAAACCGCGTGCCCATAACCGCCCGGCGTCGCCTGCTCGATAAACACCAGCGACTTCACGTACGCAGCGAGCACCGACTCGTACGCCGCGCGATCCGCCGGCGACACGATCAGCCCCACCTGCTCGATCCCCGCTGAAAGCATTTCATCCAAAATGATCGCCAGCGCCGCCTTCGACTCGCCATTGCGATCCGTGAGCGCCTGCAACGGCAGACGCCGCTGACTTGGTCCTGCTGCGGTGATGAGAGCCTTGCGAATCGAAATACTCATGGGGTGTTTCCCACGAGCCTCGCGAACACCCCCGCCACGCCGCAACCCGGAAAAGCCGTTGAACATTCTTTCACGTTCTTGTGTCGTCCTCCGCCATGTCCGCCCTCTCGCGCGCCGATCTCTCAGACTCGCTCATTAAACGCCTCACCTGGGACGACCTCGACCTCGCCCACGCACGCAAACTCATCGAGCACGCCCGCGACGAAGACCTCGCCGGCCTCGGCCTCCGTCACCGTCCCCGCACTACCGGCGACCGCTCCACCGCCAGCCTCCAGACCACTCCCCGCCAAGGCTCCGCCGACCTCGTCGCCCGCGAACCCCTCGTCGTCTGCGGCCTCCCGCTCCTCTCGCTGATCCTCTCGATCTACGGCGGCGGCGCC from Nibricoccus aquaticus includes:
- a CDS encoding UTP--glucose-1-phosphate uridylyltransferase, whose protein sequence is MDATLLALVEGADSGANYFEKLCRAATRPALEAMAEALEAYRQRAGNFYHRVRAIFFLEALHRYFLPPHYAADASGTIPFAGHKHCLARRYEEAVGVFLAHQKAHGTSDALSSALSAAYHGLAFKTLAQQVQKTVRTVRGNQWMFRMGHPLDYPLKLRRELLERATSEDPMPVLFEETAVRMDLSHAAWSDIFFLGMDYPDGAKVLNISVNLGVHGRDAETRPPVCAFLRVIDEPVLRLTSVDLGATTDVKTLDEVFDFAKDYLGLLKAAVIAAGVIPSGLEGSGQALSEILSKLVGPGRGLEIASQVRDIPKGSRLAVSTNLLGCLIALCMRATGQTASLTGALSEAERRTILSRAILGEWLGGSGGGWQDSGGVWPGIKLIEGMAAESGDSEYGTSRGRLLPKHTVLGTDAITARTRKELQDSLILVHGGMSQNVGPILEMVTEKYLLKLEKEWNARIEAQQILRGIVDALKSGDVARVAQLTTENFFGPIQTIIPWASNAYTERLIAEARAALGAKFRGFVMLGGMSGGGMGFFVDPAVKAQARATLLEIMTRTKRALESALPFAMDPVVYDFEINENGSYATLRNAGAAMFSPEYYLMMVPRWLRQDPRTLRPEIRREMDRFSATSLYAGGERSLLAPMMQRIFPAQTERRKDGTSGAKTVRELLAENGFDSVQHERIRDELRAGRIGLAQNRLPATAVVEDVAAGDVVPIYARDEAAEKAGLEALREGRVAVVTLAAGAGSRWTQGAGTVKALHPFAKLGGRHRSFIETHLAKSAATGKLSGAPVTHIFTTSYLTHGATEAVLSAEKNFRYGGRVMLSAGRSIGLRMVPTARDLRFAFEEMPHQQLDPQKEKVRASLHKALIDWAVNAGEASDYTDNLPGQCLHPVGHWYEVANLLLNGTLRELLAKQPQVEHLMLHNIDTLGANLDPVVFGKHILEGAAISVEVIRRRLEDRGGGLARVNGQLRLVEGLAMAREEDEFALTYYNSATNWIHVDSLLELFGVTRETIGDAAKVAAGVRALAAKMPSYVTLKDVKKRWGNGQEDIMPVAQFEKLWGDMTTLHDAEIRFFAVPRARGQQLKDQAQLDGWLRDGSAAGIERLCVFG
- a CDS encoding UTP--glucose-1-phosphate uridylyltransferase, which produces MSISIRKALITAAGPSQRRLPLQALTDRNGESKAALAIILDEMLSAGIEQVGLIVSPADRAAYESVLAAYVKSLVFIEQATPGGYGHAVYCGREFVGGEKFLLQVSDHLYVSNQEKSCTRQLLDVAEAEGCAVSAVQATHESQLRFFGTVAGSLRAGRPGLYQIDNVIEKPTPTVAEQQCVVPGLRSGHYLCFFGMHVLTPTVFTLLAEDKAALAPEAKLGLSPALARLATRESYLAAELAGRRSDLEAQFGVLRAQIALGLNGSARTEVLALLAEELAVDASKTAVRR